Below is a genomic region from Dehalococcoides mccartyi.
ATTGATGATACCGCGAGCAGAGAGCGATTTGTCCCGGGCTTTGTCCTGCATGACGGTACCGTAGGCGAAATGGTAGTGAGCAAAGAGGATGAGCGTGCCTTTATCATTGTCGTCAATGGCTCGGTGCGCAAGGTCTTTCGTTACGAGACACCCAAGGCTATTTATCTGCCTACCGACGATCCCCTGGTAACCGAGGTCGTCCACTTCGCCACGACAGCTACCCCTTATGATTCACAGGCGCGTTTGTTTGAAGAGATACGGAGTTTTGTTCACAAATATCTCGAACTACCGGCTGACTTCGAGGAAATCTCTTCCCTCTACGTTCTTCTCACCTGGGTATATGAGTTTGCCCCTTCCATACCATACCTCCGGGTAATCGGCGACTGGGGTACCGGTAAGACACGGTTTCTACAGGTGGTAGGCAGCATCTGCTTTCGACCGACATTCGCTTCTGGAGCGACCACGCCGGCGCCAATCTTCCGTATCCTGGAGCAGTTCCGGGGGACACTGGTGCTAGATGAAGCGGACTTCAAAGACTCCTCCTCCTGGATGGAAATGGTCAAACTCTTAAACAATGGCTACCGCCCCGGTATGCCGGTGCTCAGGGCAGATAAAGAAAACGGCAAATGGTTCCCGCGGGCCTACCAGGTATTTGGCCCGAAACTTATCGCTACCCGCTTCCCTTTCAAGGACGAGGCGCTGGAAAGCAGATGTTTGACTTCGGAGATGATGTCGCTGACGAGGGATGATATTCCTAGGGTATTACCACCCTCTTTTGATAAAGAGATAGATGACCTACGGGCGAAACTATTGACCTTCCGGCTGGCCAACCTGATTAAGCTCAAGGGTAAAACCTTCGGTAATGACCTGCTGGAACCTAATCTTCAGCCTCGTTTACAGGAGATACTCATACCGCTCAAAGCGATGCTTAATGGCGACCGCTCCATGGTCGAAGCAATCACCGGCTTCGTTCACCGTCTCCAGGATAGTCTCTTTATAAGAAGAAGGGAGAGCGCCCCGGGTAGAGTATTGGCGGCGCTGATGGAGCTTCATGAAGAAGGCAAAGAGCTGACATCTGAAAACGTGGCCAGGAAAGCCAACGAAACGGACGATGAAGTTGAGCAGCTCAGTGCGGAAAAAGTTGGCAGAATGACGAAGCGATTGGGCTTTGCCAAAGAGCGGACTGGAAAGTCACGGCAACGCCTTATCTGCTGGGATGAGACCCGGGTTACCAAACTTATAGGGTCATACGGTTTACAGATGGCGCTTCCATTATCCCAGGAAAAACCGTCCGAACCGTCCTTACTGTCCGCTTTAGCTACAAAACAGGCGGACAGTAATAAAGAGGGCTCCGTATACCGTCCGCCATACTGTCCGCCAATAACTGAAGCTGACTCAAGCGTGGGGGCGGACAGTAGGACAGAGCGGACAGTAACTGACGATAGATTAACAAAGGAGGCAAGTGGCGGTGAGTAAAAAGAAAAAGAGGACGCTCTATGAATGTGCTCACGCACGGGTGAGAAACGAAAGAATTTGCTGTGATAAAGAATACCCTTTATCACAGGTATCCGTAGACGGCAGCCTGGATATCCAGCACCTCGCGGAAGGAAAACCGTTAGCGCCCAAAATTTGCCAGCAATGCATCAGCTTCGATCGGATTGGACCGCCCGTGCCCGAAGAGGAAAGAGGCTGGCTCAAGATAAAGGAGGCAGTAAAACATGACAGGAATCATCGGCAAACTTTACGAGAAGTTATGGCGTAAGGTCGGCGGCAAGCCATGGACGGAAATAGTTCGGGAAGACCAGAAGGTTTCACCTTTGGTGTACCTGCTCATCTTCCTGGGGCTGGGAATTCTGGTGGCCAGATTGGCAGGTAAAAACTGGTGGCAGCTACTGGTCGGGTTTTTACTCGGAATAATTTGCGGACACTTCTGGTGGTAAAGCCGTGGAAGACCAGGTAAAGAAAGCCCAAAAGAGGATGACGGAAGCAACAGCAGAAATGATGTCAGGGTGGTTAAGCCAAATGTTGCAAGGTATGTGTAACGACCCGGTATTGGGAGA
It encodes:
- a CDS encoding DUF3854 domain-containing protein, yielding MTELVFSEAVPQLLAEHLTHLSEGSGISLDVIKERGYRSILGKDELAKAGFTSSQQRTAGILIPLWGVDGGQVGCQYRPDNPRLDSRQRPVKYESPVGSSNHLDCPPRCKQMLGDPKTPLWITEGSKKADALATHGACVISLTGVWGFKGKNEFGAITILSDWDRIAIKDRLVYLAFDSDIVSKEMVRKALEHLGEHLNRKGATILVVYLPQEGNQKVGIDDYLLNHTLEEARKLATDFKIDDTASRERFVPGFVLHDGTVGEMVVSKEDERAFIIVVNGSVRKVFRYETPKAIYLPTDDPLVTEVVHFATTATPYDSQARLFEEIRSFVHKYLELPADFEEISSLYVLLTWVYEFAPSIPYLRVIGDWGTGKTRFLQVVGSICFRPTFASGATTPAPIFRILEQFRGTLVLDEADFKDSSSWMEMVKLLNNGYRPGMPVLRADKENGKWFPRAYQVFGPKLIATRFPFKDEALESRCLTSEMMSLTRDDIPRVLPPSFDKEIDDLRAKLLTFRLANLIKLKGKTFGNDLLEPNLQPRLQEILIPLKAMLNGDRSMVEAITGFVHRLQDSLFIRRRESAPGRVLAALMELHEEGKELTSENVARKANETDDEVEQLSAEKVGRMTKRLGFAKERTGKSRQRLICWDETRVTKLIGSYGLQMALPLSQEKPSEPSLLSALATKQADSNKEGSVYRPPYCPPITEADSSVGADSRTERTVTDDRLTKEASGGE